The following is a genomic window from Streptomyces chrestomyceticus JCM 4735.
CGAAGGTACGGCCGACCCGGCGCGCAAGCCCTGGGCGTGGCTCCAGGTCCCGCCGTCCGAGCGGGGCGCCACGCCGGTGCAGGACCAGCCGGTGAGCTTCGACTCGCTGCGGCCTGAGCACACCACCCGCTGGGAGGTCCGCCGCAGGGTCACGATCGCCGCGAACGCCACCGACTGGAAAGACATCATTCCGTGAGCATTTCTCCGCAGCCCCGCACGGCGACGGCTCGTTTCGTCGCGACGCATTCCGTGCTCACCTTGGACGCACGCCACCCCTACGTGGCCAAGTCGCTGATCGATGCGCAAGACATGCACCGCACGGTGATGAGCGGGTTCCAAGGGTGGGTCGACGACGGCAGTCCGGACGCCCGCGCCCAGATGGGCGTCCTGTCGACGTGGGCGCTGGACCTCAAAGCGGCGGCGCTCGTCTTGGTCGTACAAGCCAAGGTCGCCGCGGACTGGGGACACGTACCCAAAGCCGCACTGAGGGACGCCCCGCACCTGATCACCGTCGACAGCACCTTCCGCGCCGGTGACACCGTCGGCTTCCGGTCCGTCGTCAACCCCACCTACAGCAAGTACCGGACCGGCCCGGACGGGCGAGCGGTCCGAGGCCGGCGGGTGGCGCACACCAAGCCGGACGGCGTCAGGAAGTGGTGCGGCAGCCGCTTCGGGGACGGGCACACCCCCGGCCGCGTCGGCGCCGCTGCCGACCCCGACAGCATCTCCGTGCGCATGCTGCCCACGGTGTCCAGCCCCGCACCCCACAAGGGGTTGAAGATCGCTCGCGCCGAGCTGCGCGGCTCCTTGACCATCACCGACCCCGCCGCATTCGTCACCGCCCTCTCCGAGGGCATCGGCCACGCTCGGGCGTACAGCTGCGGGCTCATTCTGACTCGGTGACGGCGCGCCTGTGCTTCTCTGCCTACCCGCGAAGAGAGGAGCACAGGCGGTTCGGCCGGTCCCCGTCGGTGTCATTCGCGCCGTCCGCCCACCCGAGGGACGCCAGCGTGATGTGAGAGGGGAGCGGTGTCGGGACCGGTCAGTGGTCCGCGTGCCGTGCGGCGTTCGTGTTCGAGGGGGTTTGCGGGGTGAACCACATGGTCAGCAGCTCAGCCGTGCTGTGACCTGATGGCGATTCGAACGGTCCGCCGGCCGGTTGCGTCCGATGTGGTCCACGGGTGGCGGCCATAGCGTGAGCCCGCCTCTTGTCCGTACGCCGACGAGAAAGGAACGGGCGCCATGGCGGTCGTCAACCTCATGATCCTTGAAGGGGACGAGCAGGAGCCCGAGGGCTGGACGAAGATCAGCAAGGACCTGAACGCGGGCGCGGGCGGGAAGTACGTGTACCTGCTGCACCTTTGATCGGGCCGGTTCCGGGCGGGGCGGTGGTTGCCGTCCCGCCTTTCGCGCGGTGTGCCGGGGGCTGCGGCCTACGCTTCGCCGCCGGCCGTCCCCGCGCGGCACAGCAGGGCGGCGTGCAGGTCGAGGCGGTGGGGAAGGCGGGTCAGGTCGCGGCCGGTGAGGTGTTCTATGCGCTGGATGCGGTAGCGGACGGTGTTGACGTGAAGGCGGAGCGCGGCGGCGGTGCGGGACCACGAGGCGTCGTGGCGGAGGAAGACCTCCAGGGTGTGCAGCAGGGTGCCGGTCCTGTCGTGCTCGGGGAGGAGCGGGCGCAGGGTGCGGGCACTGAAGACGGCGCGGACGTCGGCGGGTACGGCGGACAGCAGCCGTTCGAGGGTGGCGGGGGCGGAGCTGCCTCCGGGGGCGGGTGGGGTGGTGTGCGGCATGGGGCGTGCTCCTCGTACCGTCCGGGCGCCGGG
Proteins encoded in this region:
- a CDS encoding type I-E CRISPR-associated protein Cas6/Cse3/CasE, whose product is MSISPQPRTATARFVATHSVLTLDARHPYVAKSLIDAQDMHRTVMSGFQGWVDDGSPDARAQMGVLSTWALDLKAAALVLVVQAKVAADWGHVPKAALRDAPHLITVDSTFRAGDTVGFRSVVNPTYSKYRTGPDGRAVRGRRVAHTKPDGVRKWCGSRFGDGHTPGRVGAAADPDSISVRMLPTVSSPAPHKGLKIARAELRGSLTITDPAAFVTALSEGIGHARAYSCGLILTR
- a CDS encoding PucR family transcriptional regulator, whose protein sequence is MPHTTPPAPGGSSAPATLERLLSAVPADVRAVFSARTLRPLLPEHDRTGTLLHTLEVFLRHDASWSRTAAALRLHVNTVRYRIQRIEHLTGRDLTRLPHRLDLHAALLCRAGTAGGEA